The DNA window AGTACAGTGCTATGTCATAGAACAACAATCCGACTCACAGATATCTAGATTAGAGAGGTTACCAGTCCTGAGCATGTCCCTGAATTTAATgcgcagaaagacagacagatacatgCACTCACACTCACATGTAAGTACAcacttgtgtacacacacactcacacacacttgaGGTTATACTCACAGAGGGTTGCTAATGACGGTTTCCAGTGCTCTGAGCAAGTCTTTACTTGATAGTGTTCTTATATCCAGTTGCACAGCTGCTCCTTTGGCCACCATGTGAGCAATGTTATCACGTTGTTCCCCAAACAAAGGAATGCCCACCATGGGAACCCCGTGATGGATGGCCTCGTAAACACCATTAGCTCCACCGTGAGTGATGAAGGCTTTCGTTTTTGGATGACCTACGATTAGGTGAATTTCAATAACATTTCTCATTAAAAGTCTTAGACAAAAAAATGTCTAACGTGAAGTACTGGATGGAACAGTCCTTCCCAAATAACAATTATTGGGCCAATGACTTTACATTTACATCAACTTCCTATCTTGCTGCAAGTAGGACCTAATCCACTTGAGAATTAAGTAAAACTCTGAAGGTATGGGCACTAAGCTTTGTGTGAATTAAGATTGTAACATTTGCTGTTTGTTGAACAGATAGGAAAACACAGAATGGATAATAGAGAGAAGATACTGAAATAAGAAAACATCCATATTAGATTATGCTCTCATACACTTAAAAATGGTAAATTAACCTAATGAAGGAGGGGTGTTTGAAAAATAGTGTATAACCACTTCCTGttaagaaacacagaaaatgcaAACTCATTCATAAAAGGTGTTTGTTTCAGTGGCATTGTAATTACTTGCCCTGCTTTTGAAGGAGGGATAATGAAATGATTGAATGAAGGGATGGAGATATAACTACAGGTAATTACAGGAAATTCTTTGTCAATGTTAATCATAGTTTGAATCAAGTTTAAACTGATTATAAGGAATACAACAGAGTGTAATAAAATCCCAACTGTGAAGACTTATTTTCAATACGGGATTTTGAATATAAACTGTTTGCTTTAATTTCTGAGTTTTTCCTAATAAGGcatcttcattttgtttcctgttgTGTTGCCATCAACTACTTCTGCACTTACTCATGTTTTCAGTATTTGTTTTTAGTCTTACTTACCAAGGAGGTCATTCTGGGGGAGCCATTTGTACAGCCGAGTATTGGGTCCTAAGGTGTCTGGTTTCTTGCCTTCAAATCTCCAAATTATCTGGTAGGGAAAGACACTGAATTTTTAACTTGTAAAAAGGCACACTTTAAAATTGACATGTGGCACAGTTAAATAACTTTCATTGAACGGATAAAGAGAACAGGTGGTGCTAATTAATGAGGATTAGTATAAAACTGGGAGGGAAAGGATACCAGCATTTCCTGTACTTATTTTCATATTCAACAACATGGAATAGTATCACAATTTTTCACAGTACTAAGACAAATGATGTATTTCAGGGCAAATGAGGGCATTCAAGATATTTTTGTGTCATATTCATAGATCTGGTGCATGATagcattaaaaattattaaaactgACATCATTACACTTAAATATGAACTAAACTGGCCTTCTTCCAGTCTTAGCTATTAACCTTTACAAAGTGATAGCATGGTCATATTCTCTTATTCTGTGAGAATTAATTTTAgtttaacatttttcatgtgtttctttttttctctcttgtttatTTTCAACGTGAAggatagaggggttacaatttcctatgtaaggcaagtCCATTACTTATCctacttgttaactcctccctcatttccccccatctcctcctccccagcttcctcccccaccatgagttgtatgtTTGGTTTACACAAATTGGTTTTGTCTGTACTGCTAttacaatggtttgtctttttatccattgtctctcagttttgttgttcctttcctttccccaggtctaatacacatatatacagggTATACTATCCAGGGTACTAGGATCAGTTACAACAACAGTAGGAGTAAAAAACaggaaagggaatatgagagaaaaaagtactgtttcacatggtatgttgaaattaattacaacaatgatataccacataTTCCTATGAAACTGAgtacattttgcttagcattatctaatgtgttcatatgggcatagctattgaactattgtgatcttctgctatgacgaACCTAAACATGTAATAATTACTCCCTGTGAAGGAAACCATAAACTTCatatttccttgggtctggctcacttcacttggtatgactttttccaagtccttccatttccttataatgagcaagtatcattctttttgatagaggcatagagttACAGTgtgacacattttcttgatccactcatctactgagggccatctgccTATTTATGACAAATATTTTACATTCTCAGTTTTCCTTGGAGAGAAGTTATATGAAAAGTTATTGTTATGTTTGACAAAAACTGAAGCAAATGACTCAGTATTTTGAAGTACAAAATACTTAGTATTATATTAAGTGATATTATACTACATAATAGCAATATGGAGTGATTTCACAATACTGATATACAATTCATACTGTAAATACCCCCCACAACACTGTAAGTTTTAAACTGGCCATTTTGCCTCCTCTAGATGTTTCTAATCCCCCTGGACACGTTGATCTGGACAGACGGACAAGTGGCCCTTAGAACCCATCATGGGTTAATTACCAAGGCCTTCGCATGGTACAACCCACATGAACAAGTCTAAGACAGCATGTTAAGGCTGCAACTCCTGCTTCATGACCAGCACGAGAACACATGTTATTTTTATACAGCCTATCTTAAAGTCAAATTCCTCAACATCTGTGTAATCAATTCTTTATCAGCAATCAACTAATTCTTTTTACTAGTTACATAAACCTAATTTTAGATTACAAGTTATTGGTTGGGACATCTAGGAAAAATTGCAAGCTGAATTTTATGATCCTGACATCTACACCTACTGTCATTAATGAGGGAAAATCTTTAAATGTGGGAAATAGAGCTGGCATTTAGTTCATATGTCTCATGGTTGCTGAAAAGAATCCAAATGTTAATGatgttacatttatttttcagtagtCTCTGTGTACTTTCACATGACGTGTAGAGATCTGCTTTCAGATATGAGAAAGACCCAGTCTGGTAGGGCAGGTTGGTATTAGTTACATTCTCTATTAGAAAGGCTGAATACATACCTACAACACGGATgaatcttcctttttctttctctgaataaCCCCATTGAGGGTACTCTCAATGGGTCAGTTTCAAAATTGGAAGGTAGAATTGCATGGGAACACTAACCTATATAATACAGTTCAAACCTTTTTTCTACAGGCTAAATGTTATTGTATGACTTAAATTATTGAGTGACATTTATCCTCTTTCTGAAACATGCTTAGTGTATTGAGAGGCCGTAACCTTCCTGAAATGATGAAATTTAATGATTTCTTTGTAGTCTTGCTAACAATATTATGATAGTAACAACATTTCACATTGTGCTCACTGCCTTCtatatcaaactgtaacccctctgtacttcattgtcacaacaaaggaaaaaagaatgcttAAAAAATTCACATTGTGGCCACTGTGTTTCTTTCTCATCAAAAAATTCATGTGGTAGTAATTGTCAATTTAACACAATACAAATTCCATACTACTTCAGCACCTGCCATGCATATCTGTCTTTGAACTGGGTAAGATAAATGAGAGCTATTGGAACAATGTATCTATCACCGGGAATCTAGTGTAATCAGGTATCTACAGAGTTTAAGGCCATTCAGGGAAGACCACTACTGAGGTACTACATCTCACCTTTTGTGGAATTTGTGCCAGTGCTGATGCAATTGCATTTGCGGTCTCGTCTGTTAGGTTAACAACCATTGACCCCAGCGAAAACACCACCACACCATTGTCCCCAGAGCTCTGCACAAAGTCTTCCATTTCCTGTGAGGAAAAATTTGATtcatctttctctgtctctctctgtctctgtctctttctttgcctctctctttctctaacaaacacacaaacacacacacacacacaaacaagagTAAAGCAAAcattatttaaagattttttttcatgtccAGCTATTCAAGCATGGgtggttcttgcttgtaatccagTCTACTAAGGagacagaaatctgaggattatggttcaaagcctgcccaagcagaaaagtctgttcaactctcagctccaattaaccaccaaaagctggaagtagaattgtggctcaagtggtaaaacatttgTCTTTAGCACTGTGCCTCAGGTTCAATGACCAGATCTTCAGTTCAAACCTTAATTAGTAttggaaaaaaatactaaattatgGAAAAAATTAATATCAGAAAATAATAGAGGAAGACACATAAACACAGTaaaatacaaaagacaaaaatttcCATTCCCCATGTATAAAGTTACACTTACCCAGTATCCTAGTATCATTGTGCAAAATATTGTCCAAACATTTCCATCTGGATGCTAAATTATTTCTCTAAGAATTTCCTTGATAAGCAAAATGTTTAGGTCTTGCAAATTGTTCTTAGAATCCCAATAGTTTTTCATTAGTAATATTTTTCAATTCTCATTCTTCCACTGATTTCTGAGCATTGCCCATATACCATCTTACTATGAATGACTGAGAAACTTTCTATGATTACCTTCTCTGTTTTTTTAGTAATGTAATCTTCACTTTCCAAGAGTCTTTCACAGTATTTTTATTCCTTCCAATCTATCTTTTTAAATGCAGTGTAAGATTTGAGGGTTTGGGAATAACTAGTATTTCTGGTTTCTTGCTCATCTAACATTTACATCCATATATAGTAATCACTTCACAGTTTTATGATTGATACAGGATTCCATCTAGGTGTTGTATAATGAAGTGTTCATTAAACTGACATTGTTCTGAATGACTTGGAGGTTTATGAAATTAAGAAACATGTGATGGTTCAAAAATTAGTTTCAGTTGCAAGAATGCATTCCCCCACTTCCTGTATCTCTGTCACTGTAAGCGAAGATTTGGATTTAGTGAAGCTGAACCATCTTTATGgaacaaaaaatcaaataacagACAAAAGGAACATATTTACCTTAGGCAAGGGTTTTGCAGGTCTGCAGTGGAGTCCTCCAACAAAGTCAAAGTTTGGTAAAGTAGGACGAGGGAATTCCAAGTCCCAATAGGATCGAATAAGccagatttctgctctacttGCTGTCTCCATTAAGGTAGTGGGTCGTCCTGAGTAGAAGGGATGGAGATGGGCAAAAGTTCATCGTAAATAAGGATATGACTGTGTGTGATATTTTTCCTTCAACTTGATTCACATTACGCcctaaaatgtttattatatagAAACTTTGGCAAATATCCTCTGAAAGTATTTTAGAGATAACCagaatatataattaaatttatCTTATTCATGGCTAATACTTTATTAAATGAAGAAACATGATTGAAAATGACAGACAATAATCACAGGTACTCTCACACTTTACCAgattttatattcataaaatgggtaattaaaaaataaatcactagAAGTTATAGTTATCCAGTGTGTGCTAAAACATTGGTTTATCAAGAATAGGAAACCTTTTAGATAATCCAGAAAATTGGACAGCAGAGGCTAATAATGTATCCCTAGCTACACAGCATTCCCAGATCTCAAAAAAAGGAGGTCTGAAGTTAAGATGGGCAGAAATATCCTCAAGACTATCCCTccaatggagttgtggttcaagtcagAAAGTACAAGCCCAAACAAGTAAGCCAAGCAAACTTGAggtctttgagttcaaaccttgataaaagtaaaaagaaaaaataagaaagagaatacaaataaAAGATTTTGATTTTAATGAGGAAAATGATCAAGGGAAACAGTTTCTTATTTCCTACATACATagggataataaaaatgaatctcctatgtatatatttttttcattcatcagTCTCTTAAGGAAGAAATTATTGATTTTGCTaatgaggaaaagtaaagaatTTTTCATTGTGGATGAAGCTTTTCATATGGGATGACCTGTTAGAGTCTCCTATATGGAGTGTCCTATACAGATAGGTAACAGTCCATTGTTCTCCTTCTGACACTGTAATGTAAGATTTTCCAGAGTCAGGAGTCTGGAAGACAACTTTATATCTCATTTACTGCCTTACCTACAACAGACCAACTTCTCTTTCACGTGCATCTCAGAGTACCTCTTCCAAAATTCATGAAAGTTACTATCCTATCGTACTAAGAATGAAACCTGACTTACCTAAAACTTCACTGTACAAGCTACTCCACTTCTTTGATTCAAATGTCTCAAACCAAAAGTCAAAATACAGCATGCATATGAAGTTTTCCACCCTCTCCATGAAGGTCATCTGACCACTCAGTCCTGACAGAATGACAGGCACATAAGAAGGAGGGACCAGAAGGCCTCCACTATACTTCTCCATTGTGTAGCCGGGATAGATGCGGAGAGTGTACACCAAAGGAATCTCCAAGAGCTCAGCCAGAAGCTCCCCACAAGGGCCGATGGCATCTGCAATCATGACATCGAATCTTGCTTTTCGTAGCTTTGACATCAGTTCCTTATTCAAAGCTGCTTCTTTACAAATATTGAGCCAAGTGTCAGAAAATTTCCTAAATAAGTTCTCCAATAATGGCGAATATGCCAAACAAGTTGTTCTTGGCAATTCATATGTCCACAAATTGATAATTCCTGAGATAATATCTATCATTTCATCAGTATTGAAGGATGAAGGGAAAGTTTCAAATTTCATGCTGGATGTTTCATTGCTATCAACAAAAATAGCAGATGATGGTCTCACAACTGTTAGTTCATGACCCCTCAAGATGAGTTCATCCAGTATTACCTTCATATTTATCCAGTGGCTGTATTCCATCGGCCACACCAGTACTTTCCCACAGCTTCCAGAGCTAAAGTAACAACTCAGCTGCAGTAGCAGGAGAACCCAAATCCATTTCCCAGGCATCCTTACTGACAGCACAGTGTCCGTCAAACCATGCTCACTTGGGCCCATAACTTGTGTtggtatgtaaaaaaaaatattgatccTGAAGTTAAATTGTAACTGGAGTCACTGAAAGTAAATATGTTTAAATTCCATTTCATGTGCATGGAAAGTTGGGCAGGTTTGCAAAAGATATTTCATTCCCTGATGATTAAACAGGTAAATTCAACAGTTCTTTTTCTAAGAAACTGGTTTCATGTTGCTAGTAGTCGTTGACCTTATGTAGAAGTCACCTGTCTTATGTAAGCCATTTTATAATTACTGAATTATGTCACATGAGCGGTGACTTGTCTTTGCATCCTCTTTGACACAGAAATGGATATGCCAATTTCGTAAGGGCTcagatttcctctttttttactttttattatcagagtgtggtacagaggggttacagattcttatgaaaggcagtgagtacatttcttgttctcatTGTTTTATAACATGATTCAAGAAATACTTGTAGCAACTGTTCTGAAATATAATTGACATTTTTCCAATTCAGTTTGAACCATAGCATCAATTTATTGTAGTATGCTTCCAAAGCCTGCAAGTACCTTCGCTATCAAGCATTCCAGCATTCAAGCACTCTAATACGGAATCCTGAAACTGGGCTTAGGAAGTCAT is part of the Perognathus longimembris pacificus isolate PPM17 chromosome 16, ASM2315922v1, whole genome shotgun sequence genome and encodes:
- the LOC125364901 gene encoding UDP-glucuronosyltransferase 2B17-like isoform X2, which encodes MPGKWIWVLLLLQLSCYFSSGSCGKVLVWPMEYSHWINMKVILDELILRGHELTVVRPSSAIFVDSNETSSMKFETFPSSFNTDEMIDIISGIINLWTYELPRTTCLAYSPLLENLFRKFSDTWLNICKEAALNKELMSKLRKARFDVMIADAIGPCGRPTTLMETASRAEIWLIRSYWDLEFPRPTLPNFDFVGGLHCRPAKPLPKEMEDFVQSSGDNGVVVFSLGSMVVNLTDETANAIASALAQIPQKIIWRFEGKKPDTLGPNTRLYKWLPQNDLLGHPKTKAFITHGGANGVYEAIHHGVPMVGIPLFGEQRDNIAHMVAKGAAVQLDIRTLSSKDLLRALETVISNPLYKKNAMWLSTIHHDQPMKPLDRAVFWIEFVMRHKGAKHLRPLAHNLTWYQYHSLDVIGFLLACVATVMFLVTKCCLLAYQTVFKMGKKTKRE
- the LOC125364901 gene encoding UDP-glucuronosyltransferase 2B15-like isoform X1, whose product is MPGKWIWVLLLLQLSCYFSSGSCGKVLVWPMEYSHWINMKVILDELILRGHELTVVRPSSAIFVDSNETSSMKFETFPSSFNTDEMIDIISGIINLWTYELPRTTCLAYSPLLENLFRKFSDTWLNICKEAALNKELMSKLRKARFDVMIADAIGPCGELLAELLEIPLVYTLRIYPGYTMEKYSGGLLVPPSYVPVILSGLSGQMTFMERVENFICMLYFDFWFETFESKKWSSLYSEVLGRPTTLMETASRAEIWLIRSYWDLEFPRPTLPNFDFVGGLHCRPAKPLPKEMEDFVQSSGDNGVVVFSLGSMVVNLTDETANAIASALAQIPQKIIWRFEGKKPDTLGPNTRLYKWLPQNDLLGHPKTKAFITHGGANGVYEAIHHGVPMVGIPLFGEQRDNIAHMVAKGAAVQLDIRTLSSKDLLRALETVISNPLYKKNAMWLSTIHHDQPMKPLDRAVFWIEFVMRHKGAKHLRPLAHNLTWYQYHSLDVIGFLLACVATVMFLVTKCCLLAYQTVFKMGKKTKRE